A portion of the Halopelagius inordinatus genome contains these proteins:
- a CDS encoding DUF7550 family protein gives MSDHGHAPAEHDEGEQIGRTTSPMQTFSMGQVTTGLLVLAVGLAVVFGVPLLL, from the coding sequence ATGAGCGACCACGGCCACGCGCCCGCAGAACACGACGAAGGAGAGCAGATCGGACGGACTACCTCACCGATGCAGACGTTCTCGATGGGGCAGGTCACCACCGGACTCCTCGTTCTCGCCGTCGGTCTCGCCGTCGTCTTCGGCGTCCCCCTCCTCCTGTAA
- a CDS encoding glycoside hydrolase family 13 protein — translation MTDDARAGDGADDVLPNGESKRWWKEAVVYQIYPRSFNDSNGDGVGDIPGIVEKLDYLDELGVDVIWLNPVYESPHADNGYDIADYRSLSEEFGTMADWEELLAGLHDRDMRLIMDLVVNHTSDEHEWFERSRSSRDSEYRDYYIWREGRDVAELDSAGRRTASGDAAGVDGSVSAVGPEGEAPPNDWQSLFGGPAWTYDEETEEWYLHLFDRKQPDLNWRNEAVREDVYAMMDWWLRKGIDGFRMDVINLISKPEGLPNVGSETTTVERVANGPNVHEYISEMNDAVLDRGLLTVGEMVGPEMPMEEARRYVAPGPEGDGLSMLFHFEHVVLDRGEKMWDVAEWSLTDLKRVFDRWQKGLEAEGWNSLYLNNHDQPRMVSRFGDDGEYRRESAKLLGTLLHTLRGTPYVYQGEELGMTNYPFESLSEFRDVGTLNQVRPAIEAGEVASFEEVKRGLRNNSRDNARTPMQWTDRDHAGFTDGDPWIAVNPNYTRVNVQDERRDSESVWHYYRRLFELRSEHDTVAYGDYEPYLQDHERVWAYTRTLGDETLLVTLNFASEPVAFELPEGATGARPDVLLANYDVPDAQVDAASAGSFELRPWEARVYAL, via the coding sequence GTGACAGACGACGCACGCGCCGGAGACGGGGCCGACGACGTCCTCCCGAACGGCGAATCGAAGCGGTGGTGGAAGGAAGCGGTCGTCTACCAGATATACCCGCGGAGTTTCAACGACTCGAACGGCGACGGCGTCGGCGACATCCCCGGCATCGTCGAGAAACTCGACTACCTCGACGAACTCGGCGTCGACGTGATTTGGCTCAATCCCGTCTACGAGTCGCCGCACGCCGACAACGGCTACGACATCGCCGACTACCGCTCTCTGTCCGAAGAGTTCGGGACGATGGCCGACTGGGAGGAACTGCTCGCGGGGTTACACGACCGCGATATGCGTCTCATCATGGACCTCGTGGTCAACCACACCTCCGACGAGCACGAGTGGTTCGAACGCTCGCGGTCCTCCAGAGACTCGGAGTACCGCGACTACTACATCTGGCGCGAGGGACGCGACGTCGCCGAGTTAGACTCGGCGGGCCGCCGGACTGCGTCCGGCGATGCCGCGGGCGTGGACGGTTCGGTTTCCGCCGTCGGCCCCGAGGGGGAGGCGCCCCCGAACGACTGGCAGTCGCTCTTCGGCGGCCCCGCGTGGACGTACGACGAGGAGACCGAAGAGTGGTATCTCCACCTGTTCGACCGCAAGCAACCGGACCTCAACTGGCGTAACGAGGCGGTTCGCGAGGACGTCTACGCGATGATGGACTGGTGGTTGCGGAAGGGCATCGACGGCTTCCGGATGGACGTGATAAACCTCATCTCGAAGCCCGAGGGACTCCCGAACGTCGGGTCGGAGACGACGACGGTCGAACGGGTGGCCAACGGCCCCAACGTCCACGAGTACATCTCGGAGATGAACGACGCCGTCTTGGACCGCGGCCTGTTGACCGTCGGAGAGATGGTCGGTCCCGAGATGCCGATGGAGGAGGCGCGGCGGTACGTCGCGCCCGGCCCCGAGGGCGACGGCCTCTCGATGCTGTTTCACTTCGAACACGTCGTCCTCGACAGGGGCGAGAAGATGTGGGACGTCGCCGAGTGGAGTCTCACGGACCTGAAGCGGGTCTTCGACCGCTGGCAGAAGGGGCTCGAAGCGGAGGGGTGGAACTCGCTGTATCTCAACAACCACGACCAACCGCGGATGGTGTCGCGGTTCGGCGACGACGGCGAGTACCGCCGCGAGTCCGCGAAACTGCTCGGGACGTTGCTCCACACGCTTCGGGGGACGCCGTACGTCTATCAGGGCGAGGAGTTGGGGATGACGAACTACCCCTTCGAGTCGCTCTCTGAGTTCCGCGACGTGGGGACGCTCAATCAGGTCCGCCCCGCCATCGAGGCGGGCGAGGTAGCCTCGTTCGAGGAGGTGAAACGCGGCCTCCGGAACAACAGTCGCGACAACGCGCGGACGCCGATGCAGTGGACGGACCGAGACCACGCGGGGTTCACCGACGGCGACCCGTGGATAGCCGTGAACCCTAACTACACGCGCGTCAACGTGCAAGACGAACGGCGCGACTCGGAGTCGGTGTGGCACTACTACCGGCGGCTGTTCGAACTGCGCTCGGAGCACGACACCGTCGCGTACGGCGACTACGAACCGTATCTACAGGACCACGAACGCGTCTGGGCGTACACCCGGACGCTCGGCGACGAGACGTTACTGGTCACCCTCAACTTCGCCAGCGAACCGGTCGCGTTCGAACTTCCCGAGGGCGCGACGGGCGCGCGCCCGGACGTGCTCTTGGCGAACTACGACGTGCCGGACGCGCAGGTGGACGCCGCCTCCGCGGGGTCGTTCGAACTGCGGCCGTGGGAGGCCCGAGTGTACGCGCTTTGA
- a CDS encoding alpha-glucosidase: MSESGTSTTPEYDREWWKEAVVYQIYPRSFNDSNGDGVGDIPGIVEKLDYLDELGVDVVWLNPVYESPGVDNGYDIADYRAINDRYGTMADWEELLAGLHDRDMRLIMDLVVNHTSDEHAWFQRSRSSRDSEYRDYYIWREGRSLREAGVSEAEFDASEYHLPRGVRELPPNDWESFFGGSAWTYDEETGEWYLHLFDERQPDLNWQSETLREEIYEMMGWWLQKGIDGFRMDVINLISKPEGLPDGDDSDAIVRGADQFVNGPNIHEYISEMHDRVLSNYDAMTVGEMAEVTVDEALRFSEDGMSMVFNFDHLRLDFGPEGGRWTKGEWTLDGLRSTLTEWQEGLEAEGWNSLHFNNHDEPRMVSRFGDDGEYRRESAKLLATLLLTLKGTPFMYQGEEIGMQNYPFSSLTEVRDVDTLNNVRFARESGRLETDEEVLELVQHRSRDNARTPMQWHDDEHAGFTNGTPWMPVNPNYTEVNVAAARRDERSVHRYYRHLLSLRDEYEVFVYGDYTLHTPDHEQVWAYSRVTTDAELFVVLNFDGTATTYAPPADVVGEAELLASNYGLATGGIGETLDLSPWEARVYLLDDPVTA, translated from the coding sequence ATGAGTGAGTCAGGAACGTCGACGACGCCCGAGTACGACCGCGAGTGGTGGAAAGAGGCGGTCGTCTACCAGATATATCCGCGGAGTTTCAACGACTCGAACGGCGACGGCGTCGGCGACATCCCCGGCATCGTCGAGAAACTCGACTACCTCGACGAACTCGGCGTCGACGTGGTGTGGCTCAACCCCGTCTACGAGTCGCCGGGCGTCGACAACGGCTACGACATCGCCGACTACCGCGCCATCAACGACCGGTACGGGACGATGGCCGACTGGGAGGAACTGCTCGCGGGATTACACGACCGCGATATGCGTCTCATCATGGACCTCGTGGTCAACCACACCTCCGACGAGCACGCGTGGTTCCAGCGCTCGCGGTCCTCCAGAGACTCCGAGTACCGCGACTACTACATCTGGCGGGAGGGGCGGTCACTCCGGGAGGCGGGCGTCTCGGAAGCCGAGTTCGACGCCTCCGAGTACCACCTCCCGCGGGGCGTCCGCGAACTGCCGCCGAACGACTGGGAGTCTTTCTTCGGCGGGTCCGCGTGGACGTACGACGAGGAGACGGGCGAGTGGTACCTCCACCTGTTCGACGAGCGACAACCCGACCTGAACTGGCAGAGCGAGACGCTCCGCGAGGAGATTTACGAGATGATGGGCTGGTGGCTGCAGAAGGGTATCGACGGCTTCCGGATGGACGTGATAAACCTCATCTCGAAACCCGAGGGCCTGCCGGACGGCGACGACTCCGACGCCATCGTCCGCGGCGCAGACCAGTTCGTCAACGGGCCGAACATCCACGAGTACATCTCGGAGATGCACGACCGAGTGCTCTCGAACTACGACGCGATGACCGTCGGCGAGATGGCCGAGGTGACAGTAGACGAAGCGTTGCGGTTCTCCGAAGACGGGATGAGCATGGTGTTCAACTTCGACCACCTCCGCCTCGACTTCGGGCCGGAAGGCGGGCGGTGGACGAAAGGGGAGTGGACGCTGGACGGCCTCAGATCGACGCTCACCGAGTGGCAGGAGGGGCTCGAAGCGGAGGGGTGGAACTCGCTTCACTTCAACAACCACGACGAACCGCGGATGGTGTCGCGGTTCGGCGACGACGGCGAGTACCGCCGCGAGTCCGCGAAACTGCTCGCGACGCTTCTCCTGACGCTGAAGGGGACGCCGTTCATGTACCAAGGCGAGGAGATAGGGATGCAGAACTACCCCTTCTCCTCGCTGACGGAGGTGCGTGACGTGGACACGCTGAACAACGTCCGGTTCGCCCGCGAGAGCGGCCGCCTCGAAACGGACGAGGAGGTACTCGAACTCGTCCAACACCGCTCGCGCGACAACGCCCGGACGCCGATGCAGTGGCACGACGACGAACACGCCGGGTTCACGAACGGCACCCCGTGGATGCCGGTGAACCCGAACTACACGGAGGTCAACGTCGCCGCCGCCCGCCGCGACGAGCGGTCGGTTCACCGTTACTACCGGCACCTCCTCTCGCTTCGCGACGAGTACGAGGTGTTCGTCTACGGCGACTACACCCTCCACACGCCGGACCACGAACAGGTGTGGGCGTACTCGCGAGTGACGACGGACGCGGAACTGTTCGTCGTCTTGAACTTCGACGGGACGGCGACGACCTACGCCCCGCCCGCAGACGTGGTGGGCGAGGCGGAACTGCTCGCGAGCAACTACGGTCTCGCGACCGGCGGCATCGGCGAGACGCTGGACCTCAGCCCGTGGGAGGCGCGGGTGTACCTCCTCGACGACCCGGTGACGGCGTGA
- the hisF gene encoding imidazole glycerol phosphate synthase subunit HisF, with protein MLTKRIIPCIDVDLDENGDPAVYTGVNFEDLEYTGDPVEMAKAYNRAGADEFVFLDITASAEGRETMLDTVSQVADEVFIPLTVGGGIRTREDIKETLRAGADKVSINTAALENPDLVNEGARAFGSQCIVISVDARRRFDEEGEHYERVDGESCWFECTVKGGREGTGVDVVEWAREAASRGAGELFVNSIDADGTKDGYDIPLTRAVCENVSTPVIASSGCGGPEDMYEVFTEAGADAGLAASIFHFGDYSIEETKRYLADRDVPIRF; from the coding sequence ATGCTCACGAAGCGAATCATCCCCTGTATCGACGTCGACTTAGACGAGAACGGCGACCCCGCGGTCTACACCGGCGTCAACTTCGAGGATTTAGAGTACACCGGCGACCCGGTGGAGATGGCGAAAGCGTACAACCGCGCCGGGGCCGACGAGTTCGTCTTTCTCGACATCACCGCCTCCGCGGAGGGCCGAGAGACGATGCTCGACACCGTCTCGCAGGTGGCCGACGAGGTGTTCATCCCCCTGACCGTCGGCGGCGGCATCCGGACCCGCGAGGACATAAAAGAGACGCTCCGCGCCGGCGCGGACAAGGTGTCTATCAACACCGCGGCGCTGGAGAACCCCGATCTCGTGAACGAAGGCGCGCGCGCGTTCGGAAGCCAGTGTATCGTCATCTCCGTCGACGCCCGCCGTCGGTTCGACGAGGAGGGCGAACACTACGAACGCGTCGACGGCGAGTCCTGTTGGTTCGAGTGCACCGTCAAGGGCGGCCGCGAGGGAACCGGCGTGGACGTCGTCGAGTGGGCCCGCGAGGCGGCGTCCCGCGGCGCGGGCGAACTGTTCGTCAACTCCATCGACGCCGACGGGACGAAAGACGGCTACGACATCCCCCTCACGCGGGCCGTCTGCGAGAACGTCTCGACGCCCGTCATCGCCTCTTCGGGATGTGGCGGCCCCGAGGACATGTACGAGGTGTTCACCGAGGCGGGCGCGGACGCCGGACTCGCGGCGTCTATCTTCCACTTCGGCGACTACTCGATAGAGGAGACGAAGCGGTACCTCGCGGACAGAGACGTTCCGATTCGCTTCTGA
- a CDS encoding DNA-directed RNA polymerase subunit L, with the protein MELRVIDKTDEELRIEIAGEDHTFMNVIKGALLETDGVAAATYDVNPEQSGGQTDPILSIKTEDGTDPLDALADASRSVQTMTDDFTTAFEAAL; encoded by the coding sequence ATGGAACTGCGGGTCATCGACAAGACGGACGAGGAACTCCGCATCGAAATCGCGGGCGAGGACCACACGTTCATGAACGTCATCAAGGGCGCTCTCTTGGAGACCGACGGCGTCGCCGCCGCGACGTACGACGTGAACCCAGAGCAGTCCGGCGGCCAGACGGACCCCATCCTCTCTATCAAGACGGAGGACGGAACGGACCCGCTCGACGCTCTCGCGGACGCCTCCCGAAGCGTACAGACCATGACCGACGACTTCACGACGGCCTTCGAGGCCGCACTGTAG
- a CDS encoding MBL fold metallo-hydrolase, giving the protein MDLHRIRLGNAVFEGRNNAYLLVGDRTTLVDPGASLDSVRDDLHGGLSAAGVGVGDIDQILLTHWHADHSGLAGELAAESGAVVRAHEADAPLVSGDGDAVAAERRLRERRFDEWSIPTGKRDELVAFLDRHDDLQGDAIEVRTLSDGDRILAGDDELEVVHLPGHAAGLVGFAAETEDREEMLVGDAILPTYTPNVGGADLRVDRPLGRYVESLVRLMDRDVGRAWPGHRDPIDDPTARARAILDHHRERTERVVSVLRERGRADPWTVSADLFGELEAIHILHGPGEAFAHLDHLAHEGVAERDGDGEYRLTTEDPTVADLFPNTKY; this is encoded by the coding sequence ATGGACCTCCATCGCATCCGACTCGGCAACGCCGTCTTCGAGGGTCGGAACAACGCCTACCTCCTCGTCGGTGACCGGACGACGCTCGTCGACCCGGGCGCGTCGCTCGATTCGGTCCGAGACGACCTGCACGGCGGACTGTCGGCGGCGGGCGTCGGAGTCGGGGACATCGACCAGATTCTCCTGACCCACTGGCACGCCGACCACTCCGGCCTCGCGGGCGAACTCGCCGCTGAGAGCGGTGCCGTCGTCCGCGCGCACGAGGCCGACGCGCCACTCGTCTCCGGCGACGGAGACGCCGTCGCCGCCGAGCGACGACTCCGGGAACGCCGCTTCGACGAGTGGTCGATTCCGACGGGAAAGCGGGACGAACTCGTCGCGTTTCTGGACCGACACGACGACCTGCAGGGCGACGCAATCGAGGTGCGGACGCTCTCGGACGGCGACCGGATTCTCGCGGGCGACGACGAACTGGAGGTCGTCCACCTCCCCGGCCACGCCGCCGGACTCGTGGGGTTCGCCGCCGAGACGGAGGACAGAGAGGAGATGCTCGTCGGCGACGCTATCCTCCCGACGTACACGCCGAACGTCGGTGGGGCGGACCTGCGCGTAGACCGACCACTCGGACGGTACGTCGAGAGCCTCGTCCGCCTGATGGACCGCGACGTCGGACGCGCGTGGCCGGGCCACCGCGACCCGATAGACGACCCGACGGCGCGGGCGCGGGCGATTCTCGACCACCACCGCGAACGGACCGAACGGGTGGTGTCCGTGCTCCGCGAACGCGGGCGCGCGGACCCGTGGACGGTGAGCGCCGACCTGTTCGGCGAACTGGAGGCGATTCACATCCTCCACGGTCCGGGCGAGGCGTTCGCCCACCTCGACCACCTCGCACACGAAGGCGTCGCCGAACGCGACGGCGACGGCGAGTATCGGCTGACGACCGAGGACCCGACCGTCGCGGACCTGTTCCCGAATACGAAATACTGA
- a CDS encoding MBL fold metallo-hydrolase, with protein MSLEPGAVRRFDLSGVNAYLVDDDETLTLVDAGTPRDGDRIRGLLNRAGLGVGDIERVLVTHYDVDHVGTLGSLGLGSDVPIYVAEPDAAYLQGEVVPLLTNLKGVIQRVTAPFVEVPDNEVRLVADGDSVGGFDVYRTPGHTPGHVCYHHDGHEAAFLGDLVRESGGGLGQLPRFMSYDRDQNAESIREFAARVPPFEAACVGHGRPLPRDGYGALRHLADRLS; from the coding sequence ATGAGCCTCGAACCCGGTGCTGTCAGACGCTTCGACCTGAGCGGAGTCAACGCGTATCTCGTGGACGACGACGAGACGCTGACGCTCGTGGACGCCGGGACGCCCCGAGACGGCGACCGGATACGCGGACTGTTGAATCGGGCGGGACTCGGGGTCGGCGACATCGAACGGGTGTTGGTGACGCACTACGACGTGGACCACGTCGGAACGCTCGGGTCTCTCGGACTCGGCTCCGACGTCCCGATTTACGTCGCCGAACCGGACGCCGCCTACCTGCAGGGGGAGGTGGTTCCGCTGTTGACGAACCTCAAAGGCGTCATCCAGCGAGTGACCGCTCCGTTCGTCGAGGTGCCGGACAACGAGGTGAGACTCGTCGCGGACGGCGACTCGGTCGGCGGGTTCGACGTCTACCGCACGCCGGGACACACGCCCGGACACGTCTGTTACCACCACGACGGCCACGAGGCGGCGTTTCTCGGTGACTTGGTCCGCGAGTCCGGCGGCGGACTCGGACAACTCCCGCGGTTCATGAGTTACGACAGAGACCAAAACGCAGAGAGCATCCGCGAGTTCGCGGCGCGCGTCCCGCCGTTCGAGGCGGCGTGCGTGGGACACGGCCGCCCGCTTCCCCGCGACGGGTACGGCGCGCTTCGCCACCTCGCGGACAGACTCTCCTGA
- a CDS encoding DUF4097 family beta strand repeat-containing protein — translation MRHAPSTAFTRRRLLATAGTGAVLSLAGCSAPDLETRRTESFDVSPDGSDSLAVRNRNGEVAVTSGDGDVVSVEVTKRGFGVDESALDRVTVEQSVTDGVLRLDAVYPPDVSRITTELAVEMPRSTSLASVETNNGRIEVRDVGGDAVLRSGNGEIDARGVDGYLTLQAGNGSVEARDVAGIDGATVGNGSVDVDVPAIRGDTEIRASNGGVEARIGPDVGAQFEARASNGGVDVSGIDVMDPTVSRTRVTGTVGGGGPSLTLLAENGLVEVRALEP, via the coding sequence ATGCGACACGCGCCCTCCACGGCGTTCACGCGCCGCCGACTGCTTGCGACTGCGGGTACCGGAGCGGTTCTCTCGCTCGCGGGGTGTTCCGCGCCGGACCTCGAGACGAGGCGGACGGAGTCGTTCGACGTCTCGCCCGACGGGAGCGACTCTCTTGCCGTCCGGAACCGAAACGGCGAGGTGGCGGTCACGTCCGGAGACGGAGACGTCGTCTCCGTCGAGGTGACGAAGCGGGGGTTCGGCGTCGACGAGAGCGCCCTCGACCGGGTGACGGTCGAACAGTCCGTCACCGACGGCGTCCTCCGCCTCGACGCCGTCTACCCGCCGGACGTCTCTCGAATCACCACCGAACTCGCCGTCGAGATGCCGCGGTCGACGTCGCTCGCGAGCGTGGAGACGAACAACGGACGTATCGAGGTGCGCGACGTCGGCGGGGACGCGGTACTCCGGAGCGGAAACGGCGAAATCGACGCCCGCGGCGTCGACGGCTACCTCACGCTCCAAGCCGGAAACGGTTCCGTCGAAGCCCGCGACGTGGCCGGTATCGACGGCGCGACGGTCGGAAACGGCTCCGTCGACGTCGACGTTCCGGCTATCCGCGGCGACACCGAGATACGCGCGTCCAACGGCGGCGTCGAGGCGAGAATCGGACCGGACGTGGGCGCGCAGTTCGAGGCGCGGGCGTCCAACGGCGGAGTGGACGTCAGCGGTATCGACGTGATGGACCCGACGGTGTCGCGGACGCGAGTCACCGGAACGGTGGGCGGCGGCGGGCCGTCGCTGACGCTGTTGGCCGAAAACGGCCTCGTCGAGGTTCGGGCGCTCGAACCGTAG
- a CDS encoding uracil-DNA glycosylase family protein, giving the protein MENVTDRTSNPFGMRPACDRFVPGYGDANADFHVVGDHPGLHGGEVTGVPFTNESGERLQAALADAGLLATTGDKPEVEKTFFSYLHMCVPDGTPTQAEYDDMERFFDAELRAIAAHVLLPVGARATEHVLENYTAQARKTDVEMETLHGTEIRGSGFLVYPIRDPAEWGDSHHDRLVDALRELRSTDFRREADLGRFDADNEPYLVR; this is encoded by the coding sequence GTGGAAAACGTAACCGACCGCACCAGCAATCCCTTCGGTATGCGGCCGGCGTGCGACCGGTTCGTGCCGGGGTACGGAGACGCAAACGCCGACTTCCACGTCGTCGGCGACCACCCCGGTCTGCACGGCGGGGAGGTGACGGGCGTCCCGTTCACCAACGAATCCGGAGAACGCCTGCAGGCAGCACTCGCGGACGCCGGACTGCTTGCGACGACCGGAGACAAGCCGGAGGTCGAAAAGACGTTCTTCTCGTATCTGCACATGTGCGTGCCCGACGGGACGCCGACCCAAGCCGAGTACGACGACATGGAGCGATTCTTCGACGCCGAACTCCGCGCGATAGCGGCGCACGTTCTGCTCCCCGTCGGGGCGCGCGCGACCGAACACGTCTTGGAGAACTACACGGCGCAGGCGCGAAAGACCGACGTGGAGATGGAAACGCTACACGGGACCGAAATCCGCGGAAGCGGCTTTCTCGTCTACCCCATCAGAGACCCCGCAGAGTGGGGCGACAGCCACCACGACAGACTCGTGGACGCCCTCCGCGAACTCCGGTCGACCGACTTCCGGCGCGAAGCGGATTTGGGCCGGTTCGACGCCGACAACGAACCGTATCTCGTGCGGTAA
- a CDS encoding DUF5793 family protein translates to MRRDYFQLDVENIDWVETDGDPEKPLVQIDFRGPDESLRERLTGTEGSLLEAEETDVAYRLQDSIDDPDAAGVVSVTNRITGDFVLELNEEADDVLRFIRAAREYGQYAADPDEGRYRVEISADGEHTVSYEKQTFLVYDADGNLLRGQSLIPSGVEL, encoded by the coding sequence ATGAGGCGTGATTACTTCCAGTTGGACGTCGAAAACATCGACTGGGTCGAGACGGACGGGGACCCCGAAAAGCCCCTCGTACAGATCGACTTCCGCGGTCCGGACGAGTCGCTTCGAGAACGCCTCACCGGGACCGAGGGGTCGTTGTTGGAGGCCGAGGAGACCGACGTCGCCTACCGCCTTCAAGACAGCATCGACGACCCCGATGCGGCGGGCGTCGTGAGCGTCACGAACCGCATCACCGGTGACTTCGTGCTCGAACTGAACGAGGAGGCCGACGACGTCCTCCGATTCATCCGCGCGGCGCGAGAGTACGGCCAGTACGCCGCCGACCCAGACGAAGGGCGCTATCGGGTCGAAATCAGCGCGGACGGAGAGCATACGGTGTCGTACGAGAAACAGACGTTTCTCGTCTACGACGCGGACGGGAACCTCCTCCGCGGCCAGAGTCTCATCCCCTCCGGCGTCGAACTCTGA
- a CDS encoding DUF7549 family protein: MVWVRSEHAGALAVVSAWLTALIPWNVTYSSAVSGGSVLFVRFPFFQIRYAFGVPFADAVQVADPLSAVAFQSGQTIQVAYQTWAVGAAVLAAAVAFSVLYYAREDAVEAGPIDPVRLMGGLLALAGVVLSVATALLVTRGFPGVPIPLGVVFCFVFAGILLSVDRT, encoded by the coding sequence ATGGTCTGGGTACGCTCCGAACACGCCGGGGCACTCGCTGTGGTCTCCGCGTGGTTGACTGCGCTCATCCCGTGGAACGTGACGTATTCGTCCGCCGTCTCCGGCGGGTCGGTTCTCTTCGTCCGATTCCCGTTCTTTCAGATTCGCTACGCGTTCGGCGTCCCGTTCGCCGACGCGGTACAGGTCGCAGACCCCCTCTCGGCCGTCGCCTTCCAGTCGGGACAGACGATACAGGTCGCCTATCAGACGTGGGCGGTCGGTGCCGCCGTCCTGGCGGCGGCCGTCGCGTTCTCCGTGCTCTACTACGCCCGCGAGGACGCAGTCGAGGCGGGACCGATAGACCCCGTTCGTCTGATGGGCGGCCTTCTCGCTCTCGCGGGCGTCGTCCTCTCCGTCGCCACTGCTCTGTTGGTGACGCGGGGGTTTCCGGGCGTCCCGATACCGCTCGGAGTCGTCTTCTGTTTCGTCTTTGCGGGTATCCTCCTGTCGGTGGACCGAACGTGA